In the genome of Bradyrhizobium sp. CB3481, the window GCGCGACGGGCTGGAGCTGGGATGACGTGCTACCCTATTTCAAGAAGGTGGAGCACGACCTCGATTTCGATGGCCCGTACCACGGCAAGGATGGCCGCATTCCCGTCCGCCGCATTCCGCAAGCGCACTGGACCAAACATAGCCAAGCGATGGCCGAGGCCTGCAAGCAGGCCGGCTTCAAATTCCTGCCTGACCAGAACGGCGAGTTTGTCGACGGCTATTTTCCGGTGACGCACTCCAACCAGGACGAGCAACGCGTCTCGGCCGCCATGGGCTATCTCGATCGCGAGACCCGCAAGCGCGCCAACTTGACCATATCGACCAACACAATAGTCAAGGAGCTGTTGTTCGAAGGCACGCAATGCGTCGGCGTCAAGGCGCTGGTCGATGGCCGCGAGCAGGAGTTCCGCGGCCGCGAAATCATCCTGTCCTGCGGTGCCATTCATTCGCCGGCGCATCTGCTGCGCGCCGGCATCGGACCGGTCGGGCATCTCAAGGACATGGGCATTCCGGTGCTCGCGGGCCTCGCCGGCGTCGGCCAGCGCCTGATGGACCATCCCTCGATCTCGCTGTCCTCCTATGTCCGCCGCGGCGCGCGCATGAATGCGCACACCAGGCGACATATGCAGATGGGGCTGCGCTACTCTTCGGGACTTCCAGGCGTCCCCGCCGGCGACATGTTCGTCGTCGTCATCACCAGGTCGGCCTGGCACGCGGTCGGCGAACAGATCGGCTCGCTGCTCACCTTCGTCAACAAGACTTATTCGGAAACCGGCCAGGTCAAGCTCGCCTCGCGCGATCCGCGGCAAGAGCCGATCGTCGAATTCAACCTGTTGTCCGACCGGCGCGATCTCGACCGCCTGATGAGCGGCTTTCGCAAGATGGCGGGCTTGCAGATGAGCGCGCCGCTCAAAGCGGTGACCGACAAACCATTCCCGGCTGCCTATTCCGACCGCGTGCGCAAGATCGGCGTGGTCAACACCAAGAACAAGATACTCACCGCCATCGCCGCCAAGCTGATGGATGGGCCGGCGGCGCTTCGCCACTACATGATCGACAATTTCGTCGTCGAAGGTTTTTCATTCGAGCAGGTCATGAACGACGACGAGGCGCTCGAAGGCTTCGTGCGCAAGGCCGCGATCGGCGTATGGCACGCCTCCTGCTCCTGCCGGATGGGCCGAGCCGACGATCCGATGGCGGTGGTGGATACGCAAGGCCGCGTCAAAGGCGTGCAAGGCCTGCGCGTGGTCGACGCCTCGATCTTCCCGGTGGTGCCCTGCGCCAACACCAATTTTCCGACGCTGATGACGGCGGAAAAGATCGCGGACGCGATGCAGTGAAAGGAGCCGGCTGCTAACTAAAGGATGATGAAATTTGCTTGATCGCGACCGTGGAAGGTGCGCTCCCTCTCCCGCTTGCGGGGGAGGGCTGGGGTGGGGGCGTCTCCGCGGGCGACACTGCCCGAGTGGAGAGAGCACCCACCCGGCGCTTCGCGCCGACCTCCCCGCAAGCGGGAGAGGTAGAGCGCGTCGACCAATTTGATCCAACCAAAAGTAATCGTGCTCTAGCCGCCGACCTGGCCGCGATGGCGAAGGAAATGGTCTGCGAGCACGCAGGCCATCATGGCTTCGCCGACCGGCACGGCGCGGATGCCGACGCAGGGATCATGGCGGCCCTTGGTCATGATGTCGGTGTCGGCGCCGGCACGATCGACCGTCTTGCGCGGTGAAAGGATCGAGGAGGTCGGCTTCACCGCAAAGCGCACCACCACCGGCTGGCCGGTCGAGATGCCGCCGAGCACGCCACCGGCGTTGTTGGACAGAAAGCGCGTGCCGTCATTGCCGGTGCGCATCTCGTCGGCGTTTTCCTCACCCGACAATTCGGCGGCGGCAAATCCCGCGCCGATCTCGACGCCCTTCACCGCATTGATGCTCATCATCGCCGCCGCCAGCTCGCCGTCGAGCTTGGCGTAGATCGGCGCGCCCCACCCCGCCGGCACGCCTTCGGCCACCACCTCGAGGACAGCGCCGATCGAGGATCCGCTTTTGCGGATGCCATCGAGATAGGTCTCGAAGAACGCCGCGCTGTCCTTGTCGGGGCAGAAGAACGGATTGCGCGAGACCTCGTCCCAGTCCCATTTGTTGCGGTCGATCTTGTGCGGGCCCATCTGCACCAGCGCGCCGCGCACCTTCACGCCGGAGAGGATCTTTCGCGCGATGGCGCCGGCCGCGACGCGGGTTGCGGTCTCACGCGCCGACGAGCGGCCGCCGCCACGATAATCGCGCAGGCCGTATTTGGCCTCGTAGGTGAAGTCGGCGTGACCGGGACGAAACTTGTCCTTGATCTCCGAATAATCCTTGGAGCGCTGGTCGGTGTTCTCGATCAACAGCGCGATCGGCGTTCCCGTCGTCACCTGCACACCAGTCTCCGGATGCGCCATCACGCCGGACAGGATTTTGACCGCATCCGGCTCCTGGCGCTGGGTGGTGAAGCGCGACTGGCCGGGGCGGCGACGATCGAGATCCTGCTGGATGTCCTCGTTGGTGAGCGGGATCAGCGGCGGGCAGCCATCGACCACGCAGCCGATTGCGACCCCGTGGCTTTCGCCGAAGGTCGTGACGCGGAACAGATGGCCGAAGGTGTTGTGGGACATAAGCGTGTCCTAACGCGGGGCTGCACGGCGGTCAAACGCGTAGACCGTCATTCCGGGATGGTCCGAAGGACCAGACCCGGAATCTCGAGATTCCGGGTTCGATGCTTCGCATCGCCCCGGAATGACGGCGTAAACGTCTTCTTTAACTATACTTCTTGAGCCCCCCGTCCCGGAACACGTAAACCGCGCCCTGCTCGATCAGAAGGTCGGCGGCGCTCGCCGGCGTTTCGATGCCGAGCGCCACCATGAGCGCCCGCGCGGTGCCGCCATGGGCCACGGCAACGGTGTCCGCGCGAACGGAATCGTACCAGTCGTGCATCCGCGCCTGCACCTCGGCGTAGGTCTCGCCGCCTTCCGGCGCCATCGTCCATTTCGCGGTCAGCCGTTTGGCGTACAGCACCGGATCGGCCGCCTGCATCTCGGCCAGGGTCGAGCCTTCCCAGACGCCGTAGCCGATCTCGCGCAGGCGGTCGTCGAGCGCGTATCCTTCCGACGGAAGCTGCAATGCCCCGCGCACCAATTCCATCGTCGTCCGCGCGCGCAACAGCGGGCTTGCGACGAATGGCAGCGCTGAAATGTCGCGGCCTTCGCGCTTGAAGAGATCGGCGAGGACAGCGCCGGCATGGACCGCCTGCCGCCGGCCAAGATCGTTCAGCGCGATGTCCCGCGTGCCCTGCAGCCTGCCTTCCGCATTCCACGACGTCTCGCCATGGCGAATGTAGTAAATAACGGGCGCAGGCATCGGACTGTCAGCTATTCCTTCGCAACCGAATGGGCGAGCAGCCCTGATTTTGGCGACATCCGCTTTCCTAGCGCGCTCTTCCGTCAAGCTTTCCTTTGGAGCCTGGAGGTACACCAGCACTCCGGCGCGGTCGAGCCTGAATCGGCTTTTCGATTAACGCCGTTTCCGCTAGGCCTCAATGGCCGGAATAGACGCGGTGACTTGGTGTTATTCCGGATAAGGCGTTCGCGCCCGACAACCCTTGCGGCATGGTACCGATGAGCGCGTTTCGTCAAAGTGTCGAAGCCATGATTCCGGCGCTCCGCCGCTATGCGCGCGCGCTGGCGCGCGATGCCGATATCGCCGACGATCTGGTGCAGGATACGCTGGTGCGCGCGCTGCGTTCGGAGCGGCTGTTTCTCGGCGGCGACGTCAGGAGCTGGCTCTATACGATCCTGACCAATCTGAACAAGAACCGGCGGCGGTCGCTGGCGCGGCGGCCGCAATTCATGCCGCTGTCGGACAACAATCCCGACGCCAGCGGCACCGAAGCCGAAGGCCGCGACATCGCCCGCGCGCTGGCGACGCTGGTGGAAGAGCAGCGCTCGGTGCTGCTCTTGGTGATGCTGGAAGGCTTAAGCTACCGCGAGGTCGCCGACATCCAGGGCGTGCCGATCGGCACCGTAATGTCCCGGCTTGCCCGCGCCCGCGCGCATGTCAAAGCTTCGCTCGAGGGTGAGCGCACGGCGCTGCGGCGGGTGAAATGAAGGCGCGAAAGAGACGGCGTGTGAAACGCGTTACGGACAGACAGACAGAGCTGGAATAGGCAGAGACGACGACAATGACCGATCGCAACATCCCCGTCACCGAAGACGAGCTGCATGCTTACGTCGACAACGAGCTGCCGGCCGAACGCCGCGGCGACGTCGAGGCGTGGCTTGCTGCGCATCCCGACGATGCCGCGCGGGTGCAGTCGTGGCGCGCGATGGCGGAAGCACTGCACGCGAGATACGATTCGGTGATCGACGAGGCCGTGCCGAAGCGGCTGGAAATCGAGCGCCTGGTGCGACAGCCGCGCCGATGGTTGGTTGGCGCGGTCGCAGCCACGCTGGCGGCCTTCATTGTCGGCGGCGGCATGGGCTGGGTGGCGCGCGGTGCGACGGCAGCCGCGCCTTCGGTGCTCCAGGCCTTCACGGTGCATGCGATCGAGGCGCACCGGCTCTACGTGGTGGAAGTCCGCCATCCCGTTGAAGTACCGGGCAGCGAACGCAGCCATCTGCAGCAGTGGCTGACCAAGCGCTGCGGCTGGGTGGTGCGCGCCCCCGAGCTGACCAACGCCGGTTTGAAGCTGGTCGGCGGCCGGCTATTGCCGAGCTCCGCGGGCCCCGCCTCCTTCATGATGTACGAGAGCGCCTCGGGCGAACGGTTCACGATCTACACGGCCAAGTCGGAAGCCGAAGCGACGCAGATGCGCTTCGCGGCGGAAGGCAAGGAAAGCACGCTGTTCTGGGCCGATGACGGGGTGGTCTACGCGGTGGTCTCGACCGGCACCGACCGGGGACGGCTGAACCAGGTCGCCCAAGCTGTCTACGATCAGATGGAGAAGAAGGGCGGCTAGGCCGCCACCGGTTCCGATCAATCGGAACCGATGCTCTGGATTCTTGCTTGACGTGTTTTCTTAACGCGAACCAGTGCCCACTTCGCTCGAAAACGCTACGCGCAGGCGCCTTGTCCCAATTCTGACATCGAAAATCTGGAATGAAACCACCAGCCGGTCTCATTAATGCACCGGGTGATCACGCGAAAATGAGTAGCGCTCGATCCGCCGATCGGCGCAAGCGGCCTCGATCGGGGTTTGGTACCGCGCTGGTCCCCCTTTCGAGGCCGCCCCTTTTCCAGAAAACCCTTAGTTTTCAGGAAGAAGCGCGGTTTTTCGGGAAGCTCCGGCTCGGACCCCGCTCTCAGTTCCACACACTATCAACGCCGCGAATCAGGCCGAATCAGCCGAGATCGCTGCGCGGATTGTAGGGATGGCTTTCGCGCCACTTTTCCATCAATGCCTCAAGCTCGGCATCGTTCCCGTCGGGTAAAATAATTCGGGTGGTCACGAACAGGTCCCCGGTGCCGCCGGGCTTGGGCAGGCCCTTGCCCTTGAGGCGGAAGGTGCGGCCGCTGGAGGTGTTCTTCGGGATCGACAGCTCGACGGCACTGCCGAGCGTGGGCACGCGGACCTTGCCGCCCAGCACGGCTTCATAAAGCGTGACGGGCAGATCGAACCGCAGATCGCTGCCGTCGACCTTGAAATGGGGATGCGGCGCGATGCTGACGGTGATCAGGAGGTCACCGGGTGGATGACCGGGCGCGGTCTCGCCCTGCCCTTTCAGCCGGATCTGCTGGCCGGCGGCGACGCCGGCGGGAATCTTGACGTTGAGCTCCCTGCCCGTCGGCAGGCGCACGCGCTTCTCCCCGCCCTTGACCGCTTCTTCCAGCGACACCGTCATGGCGACGTTCAGGTCGAGGTCGAGACCGATGCCGCCAGTATCGAATTCGAAGGTACGGCCGCCGCCCGCACGCGCGCCGCGCGCAGCGCCACCGAACATGCTGTTGAGAATGTCTTCGAAGCCCGCGCCGCCCATGCCGCTCGGACCCCCGCCGGAGCGGAAGGTATAGGACTCGAAGCCGCCCGGTCCGCCGGCGCGGCCACCCGCCCCGCCGCCGGGAAAGCCCTGGAAACGCGGCTTGCCCTCGGCGTCGATCTCGCCGCGGTCGAACTGCTTGCGCTTGTCCTCGTCGCCGATGATCTCGTTGGCCGAATTGATCTCGGCAAAGCGCGCCGCCGCCTTCGGATCATTCTTGTTGTTGTCGGGGTGGTGTTTCTTGGCGAGCTTGCGATAGGCACTCTTGATCGCCGCAGCGCTGGCGCCCCGCGGCACCCCCAAGACCTCATAGGGGTCGCGCATCCGTCACGTCTCCTTCACGGAAATTCAGTTCTAGAGCTTAGGGCAATTCGCCCGCTTTGGCTTCATCTGGTGAGCCAGTTGCATTTTTGCAACGGCTGAACGAGCAAACTTATCCTCTCGTCCAGGGCTTGATGGTATGAATTTCCCACCGCCCCTGGCCCGCCTTGCAGGCGGCCCCCTGCAGCCAGCTTTCCGAACGGCCGTTGACGTAGCTCGCCAGAAAATCCCGGCAGGTGCGGCCGTCTTCCGCGGAATAGGCCTGCGACAGCGGCGTCACCGAGCCGCGCGCGCCGGTCTCCGGATTTTCCCAGGGCTGGCTGGTATCCTTGTCGCCCTTGGTTAGCACGTCGGAGGCGGCGGTGCGGGCAAAGGCGAGATCGCTCTCGGTCGGCGCCGGCGGGGCAGCCGCCTGCCTGCCCAGCGTGCCGGTGACGTCCTTATCGAGCCTGGCGTAGGCATCGGGGCGCGACAGGCTGCAGCCACTGGTGCCGACTCCGATCAAAATCAATGTCATTGCCGCACGCGTAGACCCGATCGCCGATAGGCCAATGCGTCCCCATGCCCTATATAGGGCTTGCCCGTAAGTGGGCTGCAACGCGCTCTGGGACGCGAGGGTACGCAACTGGGACTCCTGCCATGACGGACACGACCTCCATCAAACACCCAGCACCGTTAACATCGGGTGATTTTACCGCGGCCGGGGAACCGTTTGCGCTGTTCGCCGAATGGTTTGCGGAAGCCGCGAAATCCGAGCCGAACGATCCCAACGCTATGGCGCTGGCGACCGTCGATCCCGATGGGCTGCCGGATGTCCGGATGGTGCTGCTGAAGGGCTATGACGCTGATGGTTTCGTGTTCTACAGCCATATCGCCAGCCAGAAGGGCCGCGAGCTCGCCGCAAATCCTAAGGCGGCTTTACTATTTCACTGGAAGTCGCTGCGCCGCCAGGTCCGCATCCGCGGCAGCGTGACGCCGGTGACCGATGCGGAGGCCGACGCCTATTTCGCCACCCGGCCGAAGCAGGCGCAGATCGGCGCCTGGGCCAGCAAGCAGTCGCAGCCGCTGGAAAGCCGCTTCGCCTTCGAGCAGGCGATCGCGCTGGTCGCCGCCAAGCATGTCATCGGCGAAGTGCCGCGGCCGCCCGGCTGGAGCGGCTGGCGCATCACGCCGGCGCGCATCGAATTCTGGCACGACCGCCCGTTCCGCCTGCACGACCGCATCGAATTCCGCCGCGATGCGCCTGGACAAGCATGGAGCAAGGTACGGCTCTATCCTTGACGCCATACGCACGCGACGACGTTCAAAGTTGAAAGACCTGCATGCCCGCTTCATCCAATGCGCCACGGCGCACGCTGCTTCTGACCGGTGCCAGCCGCGGCATCGGCCACGCCACCGCGATCCGGTTTTCCTCAGCCGGCTGGCGCGTCATCACCTGCTCGCGGCATGCCTTTCCGGAAATCTGTCCATGGGGCGCTGGCCCTGAAGATCACATCGAGGTCGACCTCGGCAGCCACGACGACACCGTGCGCGCGATTTCCGAAATCCGCCGGCGGCTGGAAAACGACGAGCTGCACGCGCTCGTCAACAACGCCGCGATCTCGCCGAAGGCCCCGGACGGCGGGCGGCTCGGCACCATGGACACCGACATCGAAACCTGGACCCACGTCTTTCACGTCAACTTCTTCGCGCCGGTCATGATCGCGCGCGGCCTGATCGAGGAGTTGAAGCATGCGCGGGGCGCGGTGGTGAACGTCACCTCGATCGCCGGCTCGCGCGTGCACCCGTTCGCGGGCGCGGCCTACGCGACGTCAAAGGCGGCGCTCGCCGCACTGACGCGCGAGATGGCTTCCGATTTCGGCCGCGTCGGCGTGCGCGTCAATTCGATCGCGCCGGGCGAGATCGACACCTCGATCCTCTCCCCGGGCACCGAGAAGATCGTCGAACAGCAGATTCCGATGCACCGGCTCGGCACGCCGGACGAGGTCGCGAAGATCATCTATGTGCTGTGCACGGAAACCAGCTCTTACGTGAACGGCGCCGAGATCCACATCAACGGCGGCCAGCACGTGTAGTGCTGCGCATCTCGTAGGATGGGTAGAGCGCAGCGAAACCCATCAATCGGCTCACGATGCAGCGATGGGTATCGCTTCGCTCCACCCATCCTACGCAAAAACGCAAAGCCTGCCGTTCACTCCGCGCGAAGTTTTCGCTGCACGGTGCGCAGACTGGCAGCGGCAATATTGAACGTGCTCGAACACTCGTCCTCGTTCTCACCGTCTGCCAGCGCCGCACCGCAGTGCCGGCAAAGCCGCGTCGAGAATGCCTGCGCCTTGTCACCGGTGCGGCCCTGCTGATAGCGCGCCAGATCGATGACATTGCGTGGCGACATTATGAGTTTCTCAACCATTGGATCCTCGCGGCCTGAGACACATGTTATCGCAGACAAGTTTCGACCATTCGTTCAGCCCACCGCTCAAATTTTAGCGGTGAGGTTGAGCCGATCTTTCGCACGCCGGGAACCGCGAGAAGCTGCCGCTCACAGCCACTTCTTCCACTTGAAGATAAAGTACGGCAGCACGGCTGCCATGAGCATCATGAACAGCGCCAGCGGATAGCCGTGCGGCCATTCGAGTTCCGGCATCGCCTTGAAGTTCATGCCGTAGATCGAGGCGATCAGGGTCGGCGGCATTAGGACAACAGCCATCACCGAGAACAGCTTGATGATGTTGTTCTGCTCGAGATTGACGACGCCGAGCATGGCGTCGAGCGTAAAGGTGATCTTGTTGGAGAGATAGGAGGCGTGGTCGGTCAGGGAGACGACGTCGCGCTGCATGGTCTTGAGCTGCTCGCGCATGTCCTTGGACCATTTGACGCCTTCCACCACCGCCGACAGGAAGGCGACGACGCGACCGATCGAGACCAGG includes:
- a CDS encoding GMC family oxidoreductase N-terminal domain-containing protein — encoded protein: MYDYIIVGGGSAGSVMAHRLSARSANKVLLCEAGQDTPPGNEPAEIRDSYPGTAYFDPRFHWTELKVTTQVVSHNNPDEARPPLRKYEQARVLGGGSSINGQMANRGAPTDYNEWEARGATGWSWDDVLPYFKKVEHDLDFDGPYHGKDGRIPVRRIPQAHWTKHSQAMAEACKQAGFKFLPDQNGEFVDGYFPVTHSNQDEQRVSAAMGYLDRETRKRANLTISTNTIVKELLFEGTQCVGVKALVDGREQEFRGREIILSCGAIHSPAHLLRAGIGPVGHLKDMGIPVLAGLAGVGQRLMDHPSISLSSYVRRGARMNAHTRRHMQMGLRYSSGLPGVPAGDMFVVVITRSAWHAVGEQIGSLLTFVNKTYSETGQVKLASRDPRQEPIVEFNLLSDRRDLDRLMSGFRKMAGLQMSAPLKAVTDKPFPAAYSDRVRKIGVVNTKNKILTAIAAKLMDGPAALRHYMIDNFVVEGFSFEQVMNDDEALEGFVRKAAIGVWHASCSCRMGRADDPMAVVDTQGRVKGVQGLRVVDASIFPVVPCANTNFPTLMTAEKIADAMQ
- the aroC gene encoding chorismate synthase, with protein sequence MSHNTFGHLFRVTTFGESHGVAIGCVVDGCPPLIPLTNEDIQQDLDRRRPGQSRFTTQRQEPDAVKILSGVMAHPETGVQVTTGTPIALLIENTDQRSKDYSEIKDKFRPGHADFTYEAKYGLRDYRGGGRSSARETATRVAAGAIARKILSGVKVRGALVQMGPHKIDRNKWDWDEVSRNPFFCPDKDSAAFFETYLDGIRKSGSSIGAVLEVVAEGVPAGWGAPIYAKLDGELAAAMMSINAVKGVEIGAGFAAAELSGEENADEMRTGNDGTRFLSNNAGGVLGGISTGQPVVVRFAVKPTSSILSPRKTVDRAGADTDIMTKGRHDPCVGIRAVPVGEAMMACVLADHFLRHRGQVGG
- a CDS encoding histidine phosphatase family protein produces the protein MPAPVIYYIRHGETSWNAEGRLQGTRDIALNDLGRRQAVHAGAVLADLFKREGRDISALPFVASPLLRARTTMELVRGALQLPSEGYALDDRLREIGYGVWEGSTLAEMQAADPVLYAKRLTAKWTMAPEGGETYAEVQARMHDWYDSVRADTVAVAHGGTARALMVALGIETPASAADLLIEQGAVYVFRDGGLKKYS
- a CDS encoding RNA polymerase sigma factor encodes the protein MSAFRQSVEAMIPALRRYARALARDADIADDLVQDTLVRALRSERLFLGGDVRSWLYTILTNLNKNRRRSLARRPQFMPLSDNNPDASGTEAEGRDIARALATLVEEQRSVLLLVMLEGLSYREVADIQGVPIGTVMSRLARARAHVKASLEGERTALRRVK
- a CDS encoding anti-sigma factor, encoding MTDRNIPVTEDELHAYVDNELPAERRGDVEAWLAAHPDDAARVQSWRAMAEALHARYDSVIDEAVPKRLEIERLVRQPRRWLVGAVAATLAAFIVGGGMGWVARGATAAAPSVLQAFTVHAIEAHRLYVVEVRHPVEVPGSERSHLQQWLTKRCGWVVRAPELTNAGLKLVGGRLLPSSAGPASFMMYESASGERFTIYTAKSEAEATQMRFAAEGKESTLFWADDGVVYAVVSTGTDRGRLNQVAQAVYDQMEKKGG
- a CDS encoding J domain-containing protein, yielding MRDPYEVLGVPRGASAAAIKSAYRKLAKKHHPDNNKNDPKAAARFAEINSANEIIGDEDKRKQFDRGEIDAEGKPRFQGFPGGGAGGRAGGPGGFESYTFRSGGGPSGMGGAGFEDILNSMFGGAARGARAGGGRTFEFDTGGIGLDLDLNVAMTVSLEEAVKGGEKRVRLPTGRELNVKIPAGVAAGQQIRLKGQGETAPGHPPGDLLITVSIAPHPHFKVDGSDLRFDLPVTLYEAVLGGKVRVPTLGSAVELSIPKNTSSGRTFRLKGKGLPKPGGTGDLFVTTRIILPDGNDAELEALMEKWRESHPYNPRSDLG
- a CDS encoding RT0821/Lpp0805 family surface protein, producing the protein MTLILIGVGTSGCSLSRPDAYARLDKDVTGTLGRQAAAPPAPTESDLAFARTAASDVLTKGDKDTSQPWENPETGARGSVTPLSQAYSAEDGRTCRDFLASYVNGRSESWLQGAACKAGQGRWEIHTIKPWTRG
- the pdxH gene encoding pyridoxamine 5'-phosphate oxidase gives rise to the protein MTDTTSIKHPAPLTSGDFTAAGEPFALFAEWFAEAAKSEPNDPNAMALATVDPDGLPDVRMVLLKGYDADGFVFYSHIASQKGRELAANPKAALLFHWKSLRRQVRIRGSVTPVTDAEADAYFATRPKQAQIGAWASKQSQPLESRFAFEQAIALVAAKHVIGEVPRPPGWSGWRITPARIEFWHDRPFRLHDRIEFRRDAPGQAWSKVRLYP
- a CDS encoding SDR family oxidoreductase, whose product is MPASSNAPRRTLLLTGASRGIGHATAIRFSSAGWRVITCSRHAFPEICPWGAGPEDHIEVDLGSHDDTVRAISEIRRRLENDELHALVNNAAISPKAPDGGRLGTMDTDIETWTHVFHVNFFAPVMIARGLIEELKHARGAVVNVTSIAGSRVHPFAGAAYATSKAALAALTREMASDFGRVGVRVNSIAPGEIDTSILSPGTEKIVEQQIPMHRLGTPDEVAKIIYVLCTETSSYVNGAEIHINGGQHV